From a region of the Tiliqua scincoides isolate rTilSci1 chromosome 4, rTilSci1.hap2, whole genome shotgun sequence genome:
- the PIGC gene encoding phosphatidylinositol N-acetylglucosaminyltransferase subunit C isoform X1, which yields MYSVIHSHAYFGAACHLIPDPCFTSQGSVLHHCATMPKHPVTCDSRAAEFRSEGFIVASSGGNLFCKYCNFCLDYKRKDSLQKHCKSQTHVARKSGNFTAARLATLEETVDNVWKVEDSKEEFILDTIEAFVDANIPIEKLDHPAIRAWLSKYVPASGDLPLANWLRQYYIPVVGEKKRQEIQADLKDSDIFLLCDEATDKSGNCVFNVLIRPSIVANYANAHLAESVVLDAANSANCANAVLDTLQKYSIDRQRVVGIVTDSARYMTKCVETVKELIDNVQHVQCWAHKASSIGSVFEDKLDELNTVVIKVKHAFLNIRKSNYIQFLSEKYQGSNPDLISLFPSPVCTRWNSWFKSVRYLSNHIEDVVEFFKSLEDGNTSVKFFNAASAATIQTIKVQAVYVSDICLPLMDLITFLEGSSYPTIHVLAGKLSDIEIKLGLLTEGVFSERTVHECQKLPSEANASVQAKLKTAAKSALETLQQLRSQDPAKGVVDSVGALFDPRNAPKKKSVPELAALQMSVPFIKYVQKLHFLEGHTAFLEAIKEQLKGEDCVSVDVQGILNGLKLSHREYACAALRAIWMPCSNAACERSFSKYSLVVSDRRRRLMAANAEALTMVAFEQEGSSENW from the exons ATGTATTCTGTAATCCACTCTCATGCTTATTTTGGTGCAGCATGCCATCTGATCCCTGATCCCTGTTTTACATCCCAGGGATCTGTATTACACCACTGTGCCACAATGCCTAAGCATCCTGTTACTTGTGATAGCAGAGCTGCAGAGTTCAGGAGTGAGGGGTTTATTGTGGCATCCTCTGGTGGCAACCTCTTCTGCAAGTACTGTAACTTCTGCCTGGACTACAAGAGAAAAGATTCTTTGCAGAAGCACTGTAAATCTCAGACACATGTTGCACGCAAATCAGGGAACTTCACTGCAGCAAGGCTGGCCACACTGGAGGAGACAGTGGACAATGTTTGGAAGGTTGAAGACTCAAAGGAGGAGTTCATCCTGGACACGATTGAGGCCTTTGTAGATGCCAACATTCCAATTGAGAAACTGGATCACCCTGCAATACGTGCTTGGCTGAGTAAATACGTGCCGGCCAGTGGAGACCTTCCGTTGGCAAACTGGCTCAGACAATACTACATTCCTGTGGTTGGAGAGAAGAAACGACAGGAGATACAAGCCGACCTTAAGGACAGTGACATTTTTCTGCTGTGTGACGAGGCAACAGACAAAAGTGGAAACTGTGTCTTCAATGTTCTAATACGGCCCAGCATAGTTGCAAATTATGCCAATGCTCACCTAGCTGAGTCTGTAGTTCTTGATGCTGCAAACTCTGCAAACTGTGCAAATGCAGTACTGGACACCCTACAGAAATACAGCATCGACAGACAGCGTGTTGTTGGGATCGTGACAGACTCTGCCAGGTATATGACAAAGTGTGTGGAGACTGTGAAGGAGCTTATTGACAATGTTCAGCATGTGCAGTGCTGGGCCCACAAGGCCAGCAGCATTGGCAGTGTTTTTGAGGACAAGCTGGACGAGTTGAACACTGTAGTCATCAAGGTGAAACACGCCTTCCTTAACATCAGAAAGAGTAACTATATTCAATTTCTGAGTGAAAAGTACCAAGGGTCCAATCCAGACCTGATTTCCTTGTTCCCGTCACCTGTCTGCACAAGGTGGAACTCCTGGTTCAAGTCTGTGAGGTACCTTTCCAACCACATTGAAGATGTAGTGGAGTTCTTCAAGTCCCTTGAGGATGGCAACACAAGTGTAAAATTCTTTAACGCTGCTTCTGCTGCGACCATTCAAACCATAAAAGTGCAAGCTGTCTATGTTTCTGACATTTGTCTCCCTCTGATGGACCTGATAACATTCCTGGAAGGGTCCTCCTACCCCACAATTCATGTCCTGGCTGGAAAACTAAGTGATATCGAGATAAAGTTGGGGCTGCTCACTGAAGGCGTCTTTAGTGAAAGAACTGTCCACGAATGCCAGAAGCTTCCAAGTGAAGCCAACGCCTCTGTTCAAGCCAAGCTAAAAACTGCAGCAAAGTCAGCATTGGAGACATTGCAACAACTGAGGTCTCAGGACCCTGCGAAGGGTGTTGTGGACTCAGTGGGGGCTCTGTTTGATCCCAGGAATGCTCCCAAAAAGAAGTCTGTACCTGAGCTTGCAGCCCTTCAGATGAGTGTTCCATTCATAAAGTATGTTCAGAAACTACATTTTCTTGAGGGCCACACGGCATTTTTGGAAGCCATCAAGGAACAGCTGAAAGGGGAAGACTGTGTATCAGTGGATGTTCAAGGCATTCTGAATGGACTGAAACTATCTCATAGAGAATACGCCTGCGCTGCTCTTAGAGCAATTTGGATGCCCTGTTCCAATGCTGCCTGCGAGAGGTCCTTCTCCAAGTACAGCCTGGTTGTCAGTGACAGACGGAGGAGATTGATGGCAGCAAATGCTGAGGCCTTAACTATGGTCGCCTTTGAGCAAG AAGGAAGCAGTGAAAATTGGTGA
- the PIGC gene encoding phosphatidylinositol N-acetylglucosaminyltransferase subunit C isoform X2, which translates to MPKHPVTCDSRAAEFRSEGFIVASSGGNLFCKYCNFCLDYKRKDSLQKHCKSQTHVARKSGNFTAARLATLEETVDNVWKVEDSKEEFILDTIEAFVDANIPIEKLDHPAIRAWLSKYVPASGDLPLANWLRQYYIPVVGEKKRQEIQADLKDSDIFLLCDEATDKSGNCVFNVLIRPSIVANYANAHLAESVVLDAANSANCANAVLDTLQKYSIDRQRVVGIVTDSARYMTKCVETVKELIDNVQHVQCWAHKASSIGSVFEDKLDELNTVVIKVKHAFLNIRKSNYIQFLSEKYQGSNPDLISLFPSPVCTRWNSWFKSVRYLSNHIEDVVEFFKSLEDGNTSVKFFNAASAATIQTIKVQAVYVSDICLPLMDLITFLEGSSYPTIHVLAGKLSDIEIKLGLLTEGVFSERTVHECQKLPSEANASVQAKLKTAAKSALETLQQLRSQDPAKGVVDSVGALFDPRNAPKKKSVPELAALQMSVPFIKYVQKLHFLEGHTAFLEAIKEQLKGEDCVSVDVQGILNGLKLSHREYACAALRAIWMPCSNAACERSFSKYSLVVSDRRRRLMAANAEALTMVAFEQEGSSENW; encoded by the exons ATGCCTAAGCATCCTGTTACTTGTGATAGCAGAGCTGCAGAGTTCAGGAGTGAGGGGTTTATTGTGGCATCCTCTGGTGGCAACCTCTTCTGCAAGTACTGTAACTTCTGCCTGGACTACAAGAGAAAAGATTCTTTGCAGAAGCACTGTAAATCTCAGACACATGTTGCACGCAAATCAGGGAACTTCACTGCAGCAAGGCTGGCCACACTGGAGGAGACAGTGGACAATGTTTGGAAGGTTGAAGACTCAAAGGAGGAGTTCATCCTGGACACGATTGAGGCCTTTGTAGATGCCAACATTCCAATTGAGAAACTGGATCACCCTGCAATACGTGCTTGGCTGAGTAAATACGTGCCGGCCAGTGGAGACCTTCCGTTGGCAAACTGGCTCAGACAATACTACATTCCTGTGGTTGGAGAGAAGAAACGACAGGAGATACAAGCCGACCTTAAGGACAGTGACATTTTTCTGCTGTGTGACGAGGCAACAGACAAAAGTGGAAACTGTGTCTTCAATGTTCTAATACGGCCCAGCATAGTTGCAAATTATGCCAATGCTCACCTAGCTGAGTCTGTAGTTCTTGATGCTGCAAACTCTGCAAACTGTGCAAATGCAGTACTGGACACCCTACAGAAATACAGCATCGACAGACAGCGTGTTGTTGGGATCGTGACAGACTCTGCCAGGTATATGACAAAGTGTGTGGAGACTGTGAAGGAGCTTATTGACAATGTTCAGCATGTGCAGTGCTGGGCCCACAAGGCCAGCAGCATTGGCAGTGTTTTTGAGGACAAGCTGGACGAGTTGAACACTGTAGTCATCAAGGTGAAACACGCCTTCCTTAACATCAGAAAGAGTAACTATATTCAATTTCTGAGTGAAAAGTACCAAGGGTCCAATCCAGACCTGATTTCCTTGTTCCCGTCACCTGTCTGCACAAGGTGGAACTCCTGGTTCAAGTCTGTGAGGTACCTTTCCAACCACATTGAAGATGTAGTGGAGTTCTTCAAGTCCCTTGAGGATGGCAACACAAGTGTAAAATTCTTTAACGCTGCTTCTGCTGCGACCATTCAAACCATAAAAGTGCAAGCTGTCTATGTTTCTGACATTTGTCTCCCTCTGATGGACCTGATAACATTCCTGGAAGGGTCCTCCTACCCCACAATTCATGTCCTGGCTGGAAAACTAAGTGATATCGAGATAAAGTTGGGGCTGCTCACTGAAGGCGTCTTTAGTGAAAGAACTGTCCACGAATGCCAGAAGCTTCCAAGTGAAGCCAACGCCTCTGTTCAAGCCAAGCTAAAAACTGCAGCAAAGTCAGCATTGGAGACATTGCAACAACTGAGGTCTCAGGACCCTGCGAAGGGTGTTGTGGACTCAGTGGGGGCTCTGTTTGATCCCAGGAATGCTCCCAAAAAGAAGTCTGTACCTGAGCTTGCAGCCCTTCAGATGAGTGTTCCATTCATAAAGTATGTTCAGAAACTACATTTTCTTGAGGGCCACACGGCATTTTTGGAAGCCATCAAGGAACAGCTGAAAGGGGAAGACTGTGTATCAGTGGATGTTCAAGGCATTCTGAATGGACTGAAACTATCTCATAGAGAATACGCCTGCGCTGCTCTTAGAGCAATTTGGATGCCCTGTTCCAATGCTGCCTGCGAGAGGTCCTTCTCCAAGTACAGCCTGGTTGTCAGTGACAGACGGAGGAGATTGATGGCAGCAAATGCTGAGGCCTTAACTATGGTCGCCTTTGAGCAAG AAGGAAGCAGTGAAAATTGGTGA
- the PIGC gene encoding phosphatidylinositol N-acetylglucosaminyltransferase subunit C isoform X3, which produces MAWSESRFCVHPGQNSRQRWQKVLYKSQPFPDNYVDQSFLEKLRKNVYARKYQYQAVVFESGVVIQQLCSVCVFVVIWWYMDVGQLAPQWLFGAGLISSLLGYVLFDALDSGTGRNKCGRTRWADLKSSVVFIAFTYGFSPVLKTLTESISTDTIYAMSALMLLGHLIFYDYGANAAIVSSTLSLNMAIFASVCLASRLPRSLHAFVMVTFAIQIFALWPMLQKKLKAQTPHCYVVVTLLFAVSALAGLLTISSVGTVLFALLLVSISCLCPYCLIRLQLFKDNIHGPWDEAEIEEDLSKFLM; this is translated from the coding sequence ATGGCTTGGTCAGAAAGCAGGTTCTGTGTTCATCCCGGACAGAACAGCAGGCAGCGTTGGCAGAAAGTGTTATACAAGAGCCAGCCATTTCCTGATAACTATGTGGACCAGAGTTTCCTAGAGAAGCTACGCAAAAATGTCTATGCACGCAAATACCAGTACCAGGCAGTGGTGTTTGAATCTGGAGTGGTGATACAGCAACTGTGCAGTGTCTGTGTCTTTGTTGTCATATGGTGGTACATGGATGTCGGACAGCTGGCTCCCCAGTGGTTATTTGGAGCTGGCCTGATCTCTTCCCTACTTGGTTATGTTCTGTTTGATGCACTAGACTCAGGAACAGGGAGGAACAAGTGTGGACGGACACGGTGGGCAGATCTGAAGAGCTCTGTGGTCTTTATAGCCTTCACCTATGGCTTCTCCCCAGTGTTGAAGACCTTAACGGAGTCTATCAGCACAGACACTATTTATGCCATGTCTGCCCTCATGCTCCTAGGACACTTGATTTTCTATGACTACGGAGCCAATGCTGCCATTGTGTCAAGTACACTTTCTCTCAACATGGCCATTTTTGCCTCTGTCTGCCTGGCCTCACGGTTGCCCCGCTCCCTACATGCCTTTGTCATGGTGACATTTGCCATCCAGATATTTGCCCTATGGCCTATGCTGCAAAAGAAGCTCAAAGCTCAGACCCCCCACTGCTATGTGGTAGTCACTTTGCTCTTTGCAGTATCTGCGTTAGCCGGCCTGCTGACCATTTCCAGTGTGGGCACTGTTCTCTTTGCCCTCTTGCTGGTCTCCATTTCCTGCTTGTGTCCTTACTGCCTCATCAGGCTGCAGCTCTTCAAAGACAATATCCATGGGCCTTGGGACGAAGCTGAAATCGAAGAAGATCTCTCCAAGTTTCTCATGTAG